Within the Solibacillus silvestris genome, the region TTCATCCCCATAAGAAGATGCTGTCACCTTCATATCCAAGCTATTCGTTAATGGAAACAATACGAGCGGCAATAACGATGTTGCCGGAATCGGAATCGCTTCCGTAATCCACCATGTCGCAATCCAAATAGTACTTGCCAATACTCCCCTTGCTTCTGTTGAGAGACCTTCTGGCTGGAAGAACAATAATGTTAAAACAAAAAGCAGTGGACCTAAAAATAGACCAATCATCTGCGCTGTTGTATAACTGCGAGGCGTATATCCACCACCATTACCTGAGTTTTCGTTACCAGACTTTCCGGTAACACCCTTTGATACGACCTTTGAAGAATTTGGTTTTATGAAAAAAGTAAACATGTCTTTTACTTGATCATGCATTTCCCATAACCGGTTCCAAGTTGTTGAAAACAATTCCTTACCCCCTAAAATTTGATTATAAATAGCTATACACCAATTTTTGATGCTATATTGTTATTACCTTTTACATTTTTACTTAGGTTAAGAAAAAAAGCAATAGTATTTAAAATATTTCGATTTAAGTATACAAATGAATATTAAGAGGAAAATATACAAAAAATCCCACTATTTAATCGATGTAAATAGTATTTTTATACATAAAGTATTGTTATATAACACTTTAATATTATATTAAAAAAGTAAATATTTATAGCAAAACAAATAAATTTACTTTCTATAAGAAAATATTTATTTCTTTCAAAATTAGAAATTCGCATGAAATGCATAAAAAAGAACGGACTCCCTTAATAGGAAATCAGTTCTTTTTTCCAGAAATTAACGTGCATTCGCTCTTTTAACAGGTTTTAAATAAGCAACCGGAGATAAGTTTGTATCCACTTTATAGCTGCTTACAAAAACGGTGAAAAATAGGCTTGATTCCATTTACCGGAATCAAGCCTATTATTATTCTTCTTTATTCAACTCAAAGCTATTAAGCAATGAACGTACTTCATCCGTAGATTTTGTATTCATCAACTGGTTTCTCAGTTCACCGGCACCTCGGAAGCCTTTTACATAAATTTTGAAAAAGCGGTGAAGACCTGACATTGAACGTGGCAGTTCTTCCGCATACTTATCCTGCAGATCAAGCTGCAGTTTTAGAAGGTCAAGGTACTCTTCTGGACTGTGCTCCTTTGGAACCTTTTCAAAAGCAAACGGATTTTTAAAAATACCGCGTCCTATCATTACCCCGTCAATTCCGTACTTTTCTGCAAGTTCTAAACCAACTTGACGGTCCGGAATATCGCCGTTAATTGTTAACAGTGTATTTGGCGCAATTTCATCTCGCAACGCTTTAATTTCCGGAATAAGCTCCCAATGTGCATCAACAGCACTCATTTCTTTTCGTGTACGTAAATGAATAGAAAGATTTGCAATATCCTGTTTTAAAACATGTGTGAGCCACTCTTTCCACTCATCTATTTCTTTATAACCTAGTCGTGTTTTCACGCTAACCGGCAGACCACCTGCTTTAGCAGCTTCGATTAGCTCTGCTGCCACATCGGGACGTAAAATCAGACCGCTGCCTTTCCCTCTGCCTGCAACATTCGGTACTGGGCATCCCATATTAATATCAATTCCCTTGAAGCCCAATTCTGCCATACCAATGCTCATCTTGCGGAAATTGTCGGGATTGTCTCCCCATATATGTGCAACAATCGGCTGTTCGTCTTCTGTAAATGTTAAGCGACCACGGACACTTTTAATTCCATCAGGGTGACAGTAACTTTCTGAATTAGTAAACTCGGTAAAAAATACATCTGGTCTTCCTGCTTCAGCCACTACATGCCGAAAAACTAAATCTGTCACATCTTCCATCGGCGCGAGTACAAAAAATGGTTTCGGTAGCTCCTGCCAAAAATTCTCTTTCATATGTTAAGTTCAATTCCTCTCATTACAAACAATCATCTCTTACTTTTAAATTTCCTCTAACAATATTAGCGTAAATAGTGCAGAAAAGTAAAAGCAGATGATTTAAAAAGCTGTCTTTTAATAAATAGATTGATTTTTTGCTTCATTAACCAATTAGCAGCTTCTGTTTTATTTTTTTAAGTGTTCCTAAAATACTCATCGCTGCTAAATAACTCGTTTTAGGATTTGCAGGTAGCGGATTATTCTTAATTGTAAATGTTGCTTCCCCAAAATCCCCTGTCATTTCAATTTGGTGAATGTTTTTATCAATTTTCGGGTCTGCCACTAAAGTTACACTCGTTTCGTCAAATCCAATTCCAGCCAGCGCAAGCACAATCGATACATTCATATTTTTAGGGTAACGTCGGATCGCTTCCGTCGCACTCCCTTCAAATATCACTTTCTCTTTCTCGATTGTTTCCTCAATTAAAGAGCTTGCCGGTTTACGCGTTGTCAGTGAAACGGATGTAACTGTACCAAGCACATGGGCGTTTTGCAGTAAATCCAATCCTCCAATTGCACCTGATGGCAAGTAAAGTCTTCGGTTGAATTCATTCGCTAAGGTGTTCAGCTCTGCCAACAGTTCCTCATCCACTAATGCACCAATACTAATTAAGACAACATCCTTTTTCCTGATTGCCGCCGGAAGTAATGTATGAACTGCTTCAATATTTGCAGCCTCCACAACAATATCAATTTCTGAATCTAAAAATGCATCTATTTCCGTGTACAGCTTTACTCCATAATTGGATTCAAGTAAATGATGCTTTTCCCTGTCCCTCACAAAAACACTTGTAATACGCAAGTTTTCTTGCCTCTTTTCATTTATTTCTTCCAACAGGAAATGAGCAATTGCACCCGCGCCGATTAAACCAATCTTCATTGTATACCTCCTTTAAATCATCTTCTATTTTCAATTGTACTCTTCTACAACCATATCATAATATCAGCAATGCATTCTCCCATCCTTTAACAGAGGGTTTACTTCAAATATATAGATGAATTCGTTAGTATGAATATAAGGCAAGAAATTAGAGGAGGCATTCGTATGGAACTAACAGTTTATTTAGCAGGACAGATACATGATAATTGGCGTGAAGAAATCGCACAAAAGGCGAAGGTAAAAAATCTTCCGCTACACTTTGTAGCACCACAGACAGACCACGACCGTTCAGATAATATTGGCGAGGAGATTTTAGGCATACAGCCTTCTGCATATTATAAGGACAATGCTGCTTCTGATATTAATAATTTCCGGACACAGGTGTTAATGCAAAAAGCGGATGTCGTCATTGCATTATTCGGTGAAAAGTATAAACAATGGAATACCGCAATGGATGTAAGTACAGCGATTGCATTGAATAAACCGACAATCATCATCCGTCCCGAGTCATTAATTCACCCTTTAAAAGAGTTATCCAACAAAGCAAATGTGACAGTGGAAACTGTTGATCAGGCAATTGAAGTAATCCGTTATATCTTTGATTAAAGTACCAGTTAAAACTAAAAAAGAACGAACTCCCTTTGGAATTCGTTCTTTTTTACAAGTATCTATATAATTAAATACGCTTCAAGGCACCATTAGGCTGTGGTAATTCTTGCGCTGTTATTTCATTCATTTTACAGAAATGTGTAAAGAATTGTTGAGCCAGCTCTTTTTCCTGAGGGTCTGTTTTCAAGGAAACAATATCACGTAAAATTTGAGCCATCCATACATTATCAAAATAACGATGCTTACCTGTATTCCACGTCATTTTATGAGTGAACTTCTCGTTTACATAATAGTTCCAGAACAGCATTTGCTCAGCTTCCTGTTCTGTCAGTTGAATTCTGTACTTTGAATGTGCCGGAATATATCCATCTTCACTCAATTTCCCGATAAAATTCTCTTCTACCATATACACACCTAAAATGCGTCGTTCCTTTTCAGGCGAATTTTCATCCACTGCCGTTAACAACACAGCACTGTTCAGGTGCAGACGAATTGGTTTTACAGGCTTCCCTTTATTTACACCGCTCTTCGTTAATCCCGAAAAAACCTTCCAATCTGAAAAAGCTGTTTGCTGTTCTTCAGTGTCACACCAGAAAACCAATTGTGATTCTGGATGAAGTTTAAAGTTTTTCATATGTTTTTCATGAATTAATCGTTGTTCCTGGTTTTTACGCTGGAGTTTTAATTTCTCTTCTTTTTGCCATTCTTCTTCTCTTCGCTCAAGTTCTTTTTTCTGAATGATTTTTTCTAGCGTTTGCACATCATCTTTATCGTGAAGTACTAAATGCTTTCCAAATACATCAGGGAAAACAAACTTTTTACTTTCCGATGCGAAATGTATTTCAATGCTTGATTCATTCTGTTTAACGATACTACCCATTCCGAAATGCTTATGTGTAACTTTTTTATTGATTAGATTCATTATTTAAATCCTCCTTGTAAAATAAAAACACAGTTACGTTCAATCGTCAGCCAATAATTAACTCTAGTTTAGAGCTTAGACAACTGTTAAAATTTTTGCTCTCGTGAATAAAAAAAGTACATAAATACGTATCCTTAATAATGAATTCAAAAAGAACAAAGAATACATAATACGCACCGAAAACAATTGTAAGACTATTATAACATTTTTTTATAGAAATTACAAAAATTTTATTGACATATTATTTTACGTTAGGTTAAAATGAAATTTTGCTCTAAGTCAACTAAAATATTTATCCCTTAAAATTATAGTAGGCATCTGGTTCGGACGTGTAAAAACGCGTTTTTTCCGGATGCTTTTTTATTTATTAAATAGATGAATACAGCATTTACTTAACGCTACCTTTCAAAAATTCACATATTACGAAGCACTTTAAAACCTGTCCTTACATATGTTGCGTATATACAAACATACAAAGTGCTACCTTGTTTTAGTTCAAGCCTACATTTGCATATAAGTAAGTAATTGGCTGGACGATGATCATGAAACTTAAGGAGTGGGTGAATGGGTGCAATTAATGGTGAAAATTATATTAACCGATTAAATGCGTTAAATAATGAAATATGGTTGGACGGTGAAAAGTTGGAAGGGTTGATATCTGAACACCCTGTTTTTAAAGGACTTATTCAGACGAAAGCTTCCCTTTATGATTTACAGCACAATCCTAAAATAAAAGATGAAATGACCTTCGTATCCCCCCTTACCGGAGAACGTGTCGGCCTTTCTTATTTGATGCCCAAAACGAAAGAGGATTTAATAAAAAGGCGAAAAATGATGGAACATTGGGCTAGACATACACATGGCATTTTAGGAAGAAGTCCCGATTACTTGAACTCTGTTTTAATGGGCTTCACCTCCTCTGCTGCAATGCTTGAAGGCCAGGAAAAATGCTACCCGGAAAACCTTCTGGCATTTTTTGAAATAGTAAGGGAAAATGATTTATCGCTTACCCATACGTTTATTACCCCTCAAGTAAATCGTTCTCAAAGTTATATTGAAAACACGAACGAACCTATTTCGGCAAGGGTTATCGCCGAGACTGAAGAAGGCATCATCATAAAAGGCGCACGTCTTTTAGCAACACAAGGCGGATTAACAGATGAAGTATTTGTATTTAATGTTGGTAAGCTTGTATTTGGTGAAGATGAAACTTTTTCCTTTGCCGTCCCATCGAATACAGAAGGTTTAAAATTTATTTGCAGAGATTCTTTTATAGGCGGGGTGTCTGCATTTGATCATCCTTTAAGCTCAAAATACGAAGAAATGGATTCCATTGTGGTATTTGACAATGTATTAGTACCATGGGAACGTGTCTTTTTTTACAACAATGTCGAGGTTGCCGAAAAATTTCTTATGCAAAGTGGTTTTCATCATTTTGCCAAGTCTCAAGTTTTAATTAGGCAGATTGTAAAAACAGAATTTATTTTAGGAATTGCCGAACTCCTCATCAATACGATTAAAGTTTATGAATATCAGCATATCCATGAAAAAATGTCGGAAATTATTGTTGGATTGGAAACGATGAAAGCACTATTGGAGAAATCGGAGAATGATGCAGCACTAGATGAATACGGCTATTTACGACCTGCAATTTTACCATTGAAAGTTGCCGGTTATACGTTTTCGAAAATTTATGCCCGCCTCACCGAAATCATTCAGCTCATTGGTGCCAGCGGAATTATTACACTCCCAACTGAAAAGGCATTTCACTCTGCTATAAGAAGCGATTTAGATCAATATCTTCAAGCCGCAACTAAACCTGCTGA harbors:
- a CDS encoding tRNA-dihydrouridine synthase → MKENFWQELPKPFFVLAPMEDVTDLVFRHVVAEAGRPDVFFTEFTNSESYCHPDGIKSVRGRLTFTEDEQPIVAHIWGDNPDNFRKMSIGMAELGFKGIDINMGCPVPNVAGRGKGSGLILRPDVAAELIEAAKAGGLPVSVKTRLGYKEIDEWKEWLTHVLKQDIANLSIHLRTRKEMSAVDAHWELIPEIKALRDEIAPNTLLTINGDIPDRQVGLELAEKYGIDGVMIGRGIFKNPFAFEKVPKEHSPEEYLDLLKLQLDLQDKYAEELPRSMSGLHRFFKIYVKGFRGAGELRNQLMNTKSTDEVRSLLNSFELNKEE
- a CDS encoding aspartate dehydrogenase, with product MKIGLIGAGAIAHFLLEEINEKRQENLRITSVFVRDREKHHLLESNYGVKLYTEIDAFLDSEIDIVVEAANIEAVHTLLPAAIRKKDVVLISIGALVDEELLAELNTLANEFNRRLYLPSGAIGGLDLLQNAHVLGTVTSVSLTTRKPASSLIEETIEKEKVIFEGSATEAIRRYPKNMNVSIVLALAGIGFDETSVTLVADPKIDKNIHQIEMTGDFGEATFTIKNNPLPANPKTSYLAAMSILGTLKKIKQKLLIG
- a CDS encoding malate synthase; the protein is MNLINKKVTHKHFGMGSIVKQNESSIEIHFASESKKFVFPDVFGKHLVLHDKDDVQTLEKIIQKKELERREEEWQKEEKLKLQRKNQEQRLIHEKHMKNFKLHPESQLVFWCDTEEQQTAFSDWKVFSGLTKSGVNKGKPVKPIRLHLNSAVLLTAVDENSPEKERRILGVYMVEENFIGKLSEDGYIPAHSKYRIQLTEQEAEQMLFWNYYVNEKFTHKMTWNTGKHRYFDNVWMAQILRDIVSLKTDPQEKELAQQFFTHFCKMNEITAQELPQPNGALKRI
- a CDS encoding 4-hydroxyphenylacetate 3-monooxygenase; translated protein: MGAINGENYINRLNALNNEIWLDGEKLEGLISEHPVFKGLIQTKASLYDLQHNPKIKDEMTFVSPLTGERVGLSYLMPKTKEDLIKRRKMMEHWARHTHGILGRSPDYLNSVLMGFTSSAAMLEGQEKCYPENLLAFFEIVRENDLSLTHTFITPQVNRSQSYIENTNEPISARVIAETEEGIIIKGARLLATQGGLTDEVFVFNVGKLVFGEDETFSFAVPSNTEGLKFICRDSFIGGVSAFDHPLSSKYEEMDSIVVFDNVLVPWERVFFYNNVEVAEKFLMQSGFHHFAKSQVLIRQIVKTEFILGIAELLINTIKVYEYQHIHEKMSEIIVGLETMKALLEKSENDAALDEYGYLRPAILPLKVAGYTFSKIYARLTEIIQLIGASGIITLPTEKAFHSAIRSDLDQYLQAATKPAEERVKIFRLAWDLTMSSFGTRQTQYERFFFGDPVRLASELYFNYPKKEYVEAVCTFINLK